The Coffea arabica cultivar ET-39 chromosome 8e, Coffea Arabica ET-39 HiFi, whole genome shotgun sequence genome window below encodes:
- the LOC113704073 gene encoding uncharacterized protein, with protein sequence MGSREDSDIDDDFSDLYKEYTGPGVLKSNTSAQERTTTNKRSHHGSDEEDDARDPNAVPTDFTSREAKVWEAKSKATERNWKKRKEEEMICKICGESGHFTQGCPSTLGANRKSQDFFERVPAREPHVKALFTEKVVSQLENDIGCRIKIEEKFIIVSGKDRLILKKGVDAVHKIKEEGEKKGSSSSQLSRSRSPERRSPIGSRFARSDSQRSNPSPQGASHFQNRFGRQDKAVEDIVRQDLQKLSRGSPQAYGNDGVRGRSSHSRSPARHPYQSNAYSSYDGHSQGRVGYRTDGWDAERRSSDIQLARKVEYPAFPQTLEEFELEYKKEAMDLERMRDKEEAEENYRHHETIREIRENYMKKLALLRETHAKQWEEFLQHDAQKRQQQVQQHMSASGFGGRKQSSYSDYENSVGNSHYSGSNMPMESRGRYPKPVEDYPSLRSHNTYGDFQRQRRDDYGKAYNRY encoded by the exons ATGGGAAGTAGGGAGGATTCAGATATAGATGATGATTTTAGTGACCTTTACAAGGAATACACGGGCCCTGGGGTTTTGAAATCCAACACTTCTGCACAAGAAAGAACTACAACAAATAAAAGGTCACATCATGGGTCTGATGAGGAAGACGACGCTCGGGACCCTAATGCTGTTCCAACTGATTTTACTAGTCGAGAAGCTAAGGTTTGGGAAGCTAAGTCAAAAGCCACCGAGAGGAAttggaagaaaaggaaagaggaagaaatgaTTTGTAAAATCTGTGGAGAATCAGGACATTTTACCCAG GGTTGTCCATCTACGCTGGGAGCAAATCGGAAGTCCCAGGATTTCTTTGAACGAGTGCCTGCAAGAGAACCTCATGTAAAAGCATTATTTACTGAGAAGGTGGTAAGTCAACTTGAAAACGACATTGGGTGCAGAATCAAAATTGAGGAAAAATTTATTATTGTCAGCGGCAAGGATAGGTTGATACTGAAAAAAGGTGTTGATGCTGTTCATAAAATTAAAGAAGAGGGTGAGAAAAAGGGTTCTTCGAGTTCTCAGCTATCAAGATCAAGGTCACCTGAAAGGAGAAGTCCCATTGGCTCTCGATTTGCACGCTCTGATTCTCAGAGATCTAATCCTAGTCCACAGGGTGCCTCTCATTTTCAGAATAGGTTTGGTAGACAGGATAAGGCTGTGGAAGACATTGTTCGCCAGGATTTGCAAAAGCTATCTAGAGGTTCTCCACAAG CTTATGGTAATGATGGAGTTAGAGGTCGGTCAAGCCATTCGCGGTCTCCAGCACGTCACCCTTATCAAAGCAATGCATATAGTTCATATGATGGTCATAGTCAAGGCAGGGTGGGATATAGGACAGATGGGTGGGATGCTGAGAGACGTTCATCTGACATTCAGTTGGCACGTAAGGTTGAGTATCCTGCATTTCCACAGACATTAGAGGAATTCGAGTTGGAATATAAGAAAGAGGCAATGGATCTTGAAAGAATGCGGGACAAGGAAGAAGCTGAAGAAAATTACAGGCATCATGAG ACTATTAGAGAAATAAGGGAGAATTACATGAAGAAACTGGCTCTTTTGAGGGAGACTCATGCAAAACAGTGGGAAGAGTTTCTTCAGCATGATGCCCAAAAGAGGCAACAACAGGTGCAACAGCACATGTCAGCTTCTGGGTTTGGTGGACGTAAACAATCCAGTTATTCTGACTATGAAAATTCTGTGGGCAATTCTCACTATTCTGGATCTAATATGCCCATGGAATCTAGAGGCAGGTACCCAAAGCCTGTGGAAGATTATCCTTCCTTGCGGTCTCACAACACTTATGGTGACTTCCAGCGTCAGAGGCGTGATGACTATGGGAAAGCCTATAATCGATATTGA